A stretch of the Sulfurospirillum sp. UCH001 genome encodes the following:
- a CDS encoding thiazole synthase: MNDILKVGNIEFASRLIVGSGKYPDFQTTKDATLASGSKLITVAVRRVNITNPHEENLMDYFKGTDIKLLPNSAGCTTADDAITLFRMVREATGLDLIKLEVIGDTAKTLYPDVMETLKACEILARDGFTIMTYTNDDPIMAKRLENAGSAAVMPLASPIGSGLGIQNRYNVLFIKEAVNIPVIVDAGIGCASDAAIAMEIGADGVLTNTAIAQAKNPILMAEAMKYAVLAGRASYLAGRITKKPFATASSPTEGLIEFQSKA, encoded by the coding sequence ATGAATGACATCCTCAAAGTAGGTAATATCGAATTTGCAAGCCGCTTAATCGTTGGTAGCGGTAAATATCCTGATTTTCAAACCACAAAAGATGCAACTTTAGCCAGTGGTTCAAAGCTCATTACTGTGGCTGTTCGCCGTGTTAACATCACCAATCCTCATGAAGAAAACTTGATGGACTATTTCAAAGGTACAGACATAAAACTGCTTCCAAATTCCGCTGGTTGTACGACTGCAGATGACGCCATTACCCTTTTTAGAATGGTGAGAGAAGCAACAGGTTTAGATCTTATCAAACTAGAAGTTATCGGCGATACTGCAAAAACACTCTATCCCGATGTTATGGAAACGCTGAAAGCCTGTGAAATCTTAGCACGAGATGGATTTACCATCATGACGTATACCAATGACGATCCTATTATGGCAAAACGACTTGAAAATGCAGGAAGTGCCGCTGTTATGCCTTTAGCATCACCTATTGGCAGTGGGCTGGGTATTCAAAATCGTTACAACGTTCTTTTTATTAAAGAAGCTGTTAATATCCCTGTCATTGTAGATGCAGGTATTGGCTGTGCCAGTGATGCAGCTATAGCTATGGAAATTGGTGCCGATGGCGTTTTGACGAATACAGCTATTGCACAAGCTAAAAACCCTATCTTAATGGCAGAAGCTATGAAATATGCGGTCCTTGCTGGACGTGCAAGTTATCTTGCTGGACGCATCACAAAGAAACCATTTGCAACAGCAAGTTCCCCAACAGAAGGACTTATAGAGTTCCAATCAAAAGCCTAA
- a CDS encoding IS3 family transposase (programmed frameshift) yields MVNKAQKYTQEFKNSTIQLALNSEKSAYQIAQDLGMSDKTLYAWLRDYRKKHHLISELPNRTTNSSPKESLEEENRRLRKENSKLKIERDILKKAAGVLRERSSLKYAWIKEHRNEFNIAHMCHLLEVSRNCYYRWLRIERQEDMVLNTMIQDIFLSTYQTYGTRRMKKRLEQLYGLIVSRRRIARIMKKLGLSCRNKRRFRVLTTNSNHTYAIAPNRIQQDFYASVPNQMYVGDITYIPTQEGWLYLAVVIDLYSRRVIGWSMDAHMSATLVNDALFMALKKRNPPQGVIWHTDRGSQYASDAHKAMLKEYGIVQSMSAKGNCYDNAVAESFFHSLKTELTHHMKFETRSQANQAIFEYIEVFYNRQRLHSSNGYLSPVDFENKLLQNDMSA; encoded by the exons ATGGTCAACAAAGCTCAGAAATATACTCAAGAGTTTAAAAACTCAACAATACAATTAGCCCTCAATAGTGAAAAATCAGCCTATCAAATAGCACAAGATTTAGGGATGAGTGATAAAACACTGTATGCGTGGCTACGAGACTATAGGAAAAAGCATCACTTAATTTCTGAATTACCGAACCGAACTACCAATAGTTCACCCAAAGAAAGTCTTGAAGAGGAGAATCGACGACTGCGTAAAGAGAACTCAAAGTTGAAGATAGAGAGAGATATTTTAAAAAAGGCAGCGG GCGTTCTTCGCGAAAGAAGCTCATTGAAGTACGCCTGGATTAAAGAGCATCGTAATGAATTCAATATTGCGCACATGTGCCATTTATTAGAGGTTTCTCGTAACTGTTATTATCGATGGCTTCGAATAGAGAGGCAAGAAGATATGGTATTAAACACCATGATTCAAGATATTTTTCTTAGCACTTATCAAACGTACGGCACACGCCGAATGAAAAAGAGACTTGAACAACTCTATGGATTGATCGTCTCTCGTAGACGTATTGCAAGGATTATGAAAAAACTTGGGCTAAGTTGTCGCAATAAACGTCGTTTTAGAGTTCTTACCACCAACTCCAATCATACCTATGCTATTGCCCCTAATCGAATTCAACAAGATTTTTATGCCTCAGTTCCTAATCAAATGTATGTAGGTGATATAACCTATATCCCGACACAAGAAGGATGGCTCTATTTAGCTGTCGTCATTGATTTATATTCAAGAAGAGTTATTGGTTGGTCTATGGATGCACATATGAGTGCAACACTTGTCAACGATGCGCTTTTTATGGCGCTTAAAAAACGCAATCCTCCGCAGGGTGTCATCTGGCATACCGATCGTGGCAGTCAATATGCTTCCGATGCCCATAAAGCCATGCTTAAAGAATATGGCATCGTCCAAAGTATGAGTGCTAAGGGAAATTGTTATGATAATGCTGTTGCCGAGAGTTTCTTTCATTCTTTAAAAACAGAACTTACGCACCATATGAAATTTGAAACAAGGAGCCAAGCAAATCAAGCTATATTTGAATATATCGAAGTGTTTTATAATAGACAGAGGTTGCACTCTAGTAATGGTTATTTGTCACCAGTGGATTTTGAAAATAAACTGTTACAAAACGATATGAGTGCCTAG
- a CDS encoding nucleoside 2-deoxyribosyltransferase, whose translation MQKIYLAGPEVFLPNALEIGASHKLLCQKYGYEGLFPLDNTISGNNPADVATAIRLANQTMIYECDIVIANLSPFRGPEPDSGTVWEVGFAQGLNKQVLAYSTDLRTLKEKTQSILNLGDASRDTTGMAIEDFGLTHNLMFSHIVVASSFEECLKYLK comes from the coding sequence ATGCAAAAAATTTATCTCGCTGGTCCAGAAGTCTTTTTACCCAATGCACTAGAAATAGGCGCTTCTCATAAACTTCTTTGTCAAAAGTATGGCTATGAAGGGCTATTTCCGCTCGACAACACTATCTCAGGGAACAACCCAGCAGATGTTGCAACCGCTATTCGCCTTGCCAATCAAACGATGATATACGAATGCGACATCGTCATCGCCAATCTCTCGCCCTTTCGTGGTCCTGAGCCTGACAGCGGTACGGTTTGGGAAGTAGGTTTTGCACAAGGTTTGAACAAGCAGGTTCTAGCCTATTCTACTGATCTTCGAACCCTAAAAGAAAAAACACAATCCATTTTAAATTTAGGTGATGCTTCTCGTGACACTACAGGTATGGCTATTGAAGATTTTGGGTTAACACACAATCTGATGTTTTCGCATATTGTCGTAGCTTCCAGCTTTGAAGAGTGTTTAAAGTACCTAAAATAG
- a CDS encoding aldehyde dehydrogenase family protein, whose protein sequence is MAYSKPTYKSRYENFIGGEWVPPLSGEYFDNLSPVDGELLTKIPRSSTADVDAAVAAAKKAFESYKHSSVIERSTLLNKIADKIEANLEKLAIAETLDNGKAVRETLNADIPLVIDHFRYFASVIRSEAGSVADLDENTISQEIYEPLGVVAQIIPWNFPLLMAAWKIAPAIAAGNCVVIKPASATPMSILLLMEIIQDVLPKGVVNVINGAGGKIGKHLSTHPDIKKVGFTGETTTGQLIMQYATENIIPSTLELGGKSPNIFFESIMEKDDEFFDKAIEGLVLFAFNSGEVCTCPSRALIQESIYEPFMKRVLERVKAITQENPLDPATKMGAQASVNQKEKILDYIRIGKEEGAECLIGGEEYKNKTFPKGNYIKPTIFKGHNKMRIFQEEIFGPVLCVTTFKDENEALAIANDTIYGLGSGVWSRDAHQLHKMSRGIEAGRVWVNCYHLYPSHASFGGYKKSGIGRETHMMMLNAYRHTKNILTSFNKNKLGFF, encoded by the coding sequence ATGGCATATTCTAAACCAACGTATAAATCTCGTTATGAAAATTTTATTGGCGGTGAGTGGGTTCCACCTTTGAGTGGTGAATATTTTGACAATCTTTCCCCCGTGGATGGCGAACTTTTAACCAAGATTCCAAGATCATCTACAGCAGATGTTGATGCCGCTGTTGCTGCGGCAAAAAAAGCCTTTGAATCTTACAAACATTCTTCCGTCATTGAGCGAAGTACGCTTCTTAATAAAATTGCCGATAAAATCGAAGCAAATTTAGAAAAACTCGCGATTGCTGAAACACTCGACAATGGTAAAGCCGTACGCGAAACACTTAATGCTGACATTCCTTTAGTGATTGATCATTTTCGCTATTTTGCTTCTGTCATCCGAAGTGAAGCAGGAAGTGTGGCAGATCTTGATGAAAATACCATCTCACAAGAAATTTATGAACCTCTCGGCGTTGTAGCTCAAATCATCCCTTGGAACTTCCCTCTTTTGATGGCAGCATGGAAAATCGCTCCTGCCATTGCCGCTGGTAACTGCGTGGTCATCAAACCAGCCAGTGCAACACCAATGTCTATTTTACTCTTGATGGAAATCATTCAAGATGTCCTTCCAAAGGGCGTTGTCAACGTCATCAATGGCGCAGGTGGAAAGATTGGTAAACACCTCTCTACACACCCAGACATCAAAAAAGTAGGTTTTACAGGAGAGACGACCACGGGTCAGCTCATCATGCAGTACGCGACCGAAAACATCATCCCTTCTACTTTGGAACTCGGTGGTAAATCACCAAATATCTTCTTTGAGTCCATCATGGAAAAAGACGATGAATTTTTTGATAAAGCCATTGAAGGACTCGTTCTCTTTGCATTTAACAGCGGTGAAGTCTGCACATGCCCTTCACGTGCACTCATTCAAGAGTCTATCTACGAGCCGTTTATGAAACGTGTTTTAGAAAGAGTCAAAGCCATCACGCAAGAAAATCCACTTGATCCAGCAACCAAAATGGGAGCACAAGCCTCAGTCAATCAGAAAGAGAAAATTTTGGACTACATTCGCATCGGTAAAGAAGAAGGAGCGGAGTGTTTGATTGGTGGAGAAGAGTATAAAAACAAAACCTTCCCAAAAGGAAACTACATCAAACCGACCATCTTCAAAGGGCATAACAAAATGCGTATCTTCCAAGAAGAGATTTTTGGACCTGTGCTGTGTGTCACAACCTTTAAAGATGAAAATGAGGCTCTTGCCATCGCAAATGACACCATTTATGGTCTAGGCTCAGGCGTTTGGTCACGAGATGCGCATCAACTTCATAAAATGTCTCGAGGCATCGAAGCGGGACGTGTATGGGTTAACTGCTACCATCTCTATCCATCGCATGCCTCTTTTGGTGGCTATAAAAAATCAGGCATTGGACGAGAAACACACATGATGATGCTCAATGCGTATCGCCATACGAAAAACATTTTGACGTCATTCAATAAAAATAAACTCGGATTTTTCTAA
- a CDS encoding DUF779 domain-containing protein — MSIHRLIATPEALKVIEMLKNEYGELVFNQSGGCCDGTAPMCYEKKDFHVPSRNVKMGEVGGCEFFIDPEQFEYFRYSQIILDVKEEKAAFGNSFSLEIDEGYQFITRSRIFSDEENRQLSEQEK; from the coding sequence ATGAGCATCCATCGTCTTATCGCAACGCCTGAGGCTCTAAAAGTCATTGAAATGCTCAAAAATGAATACGGTGAACTTGTTTTTAACCAAAGTGGAGGCTGTTGTGATGGTACAGCACCGATGTGCTATGAGAAAAAAGATTTTCATGTTCCTTCACGCAATGTCAAAATGGGAGAAGTGGGAGGGTGCGAATTTTTCATCGACCCTGAACAGTTTGAATACTTTCGCTACTCTCAAATCATTTTAGATGTCAAAGAAGAAAAAGCGGCATTTGGCAACTCTTTTTCACTCGAAATTGATGAGGGTTACCAATTTATAACACGTTCTCGTATTTTTAGTGATGAAGAAAATAGACAATTGAGTGAACAAGAGAAGTGA
- a CDS encoding phosphoglycerate dehydrogenase, producing the protein MKIAVISPLFSRSAQLMKELTSFFPDVKHNADNTLKTKADIIAFLHDIDIAIVGREEIDDEILSACPKLKMLSRYGVGLDNLDLEAMKQRGVELGWTGGTNSNSVAEITLSLMLSLIRNLHIATTLLKQHIWKVNGGSELTGKTIGLFGFGHIAKRVVELLAPFHCTILVCNRTHNEEEALKYGITYASKERILEEADIISIHLPLTPESKNLFSTSEFKAMKKSAFIINTARGGIIDEEALKTALKTGEIAGAGLEAFLEEPTHDWELIDLPNLVCTPHLGGNSKESILAMGYSCIEHLKTFCAKK; encoded by the coding sequence ATGAAAATTGCTGTCATCTCTCCACTTTTTTCTCGCTCTGCCCAGCTTATGAAAGAACTCACATCTTTTTTTCCTGATGTCAAACACAATGCCGATAATACGCTTAAAACAAAAGCCGATATCATCGCTTTTTTACACGATATCGACATTGCTATCGTTGGACGTGAAGAGATAGACGATGAAATTCTAAGTGCTTGTCCAAAACTCAAAATGCTCTCTCGTTATGGCGTTGGACTGGATAATTTAGACCTTGAAGCGATGAAACAAAGAGGTGTAGAGCTTGGTTGGACGGGTGGAACCAATAGTAATTCCGTCGCAGAAATCACGCTTAGCCTAATGCTCTCTCTCATTCGAAATTTACATATTGCTACCACACTTTTAAAACAGCACATCTGGAAGGTCAACGGCGGAAGTGAACTGACAGGTAAAACTATCGGACTGTTTGGATTTGGGCATATTGCTAAACGAGTTGTTGAACTTTTAGCACCATTTCACTGCACCATTCTTGTTTGCAACCGTACACACAACGAAGAAGAAGCTCTAAAATACGGCATTACGTATGCAAGTAAAGAACGTATTTTGGAAGAAGCCGATATTATTTCAATTCATTTACCACTCACACCTGAGAGTAAAAATCTTTTTTCAACCTCAGAATTTAAAGCTATGAAAAAAAGTGCATTTATCATCAATACGGCACGTGGCGGCATTATCGATGAAGAAGCACTCAAAACTGCGCTCAAAACTGGAGAAATCGCAGGTGCTGGACTGGAAGCTTTCTTAGAAGAGCCTACACATGACTGGGAACTCATCGACCTTCCCAATTTAGTCTGTACGCCTCATCTTGGCGGGAACTCAAAAGAAAGTATTTTAGCGATGGGATACAGCTGTATAGAACACCTTAAAACATTTTGTGCCAAAAAGTAG